CCCGACATGAACGCAATGAACCAGCAGCTCGCGGGCTTCGCCCCGACCCCCGTCACGGCCCGCATGGAGAACCACGGGCGGTCCATGCTCAAGGTCGCCATGCAGAGCGGCCAGGACCTCTTCGCCCGCACCGGCTCGATGGTCGCCTACGAGGGCTTCGTGCAGTACGAGCCCAACCCGCCGGCCGTCCGCCAGATGGCCTCGCAGTGGGCCACGGGCGAGGGCGCACCCCTGATGAAGTGCACCGGCGACGGCCTCCTGTACCTCGCCGACTACGGCGCCGATGTCGTCGTCATCAACCTCAACAACGACTCGCTGTCGGTCAACGGCACCAACCTCCTCGCCTTCGACGCGCACCTCCAGTGGGGCGTCGAGCGGGTCAAGGGCCTGGCGAAGTTCGCCGGCCAGGGCCTGTTCAACGTCCAGGTCGCGGGCACCGGCTGGGTCGCCCTGACCTCGCGCGGCACCCCGATCGTGGTCGACTGCGGCCGCGGCGAGGACGAGACGTACGTCGACCCCGACGCGCTCGTCGCCTGGTCGCCGAACCTGAAGGTCAAGGGCAAGCGCAGCTTCAAGGCCTCGTCGATGCTCGGCCGGGGCAGCGGGGAGGCCTACCAGATGGCCTTCTCCGGCCAGGGCATCGTCGTCGTACAGCCCAGCGAGGACAGCACCGACCGGCTCCGGGTCCGGGGCTGAGGGGGAGCGGACACATCATGCAGAGCGCACTTTTCGCCTACGCCGAGGCGCAGTCCCAGGACCGGTACACCGTCCAGAACCCGCAGCTGCTGCGGGTCTCGCTGACGGGCTCCGACGACGTACTCGCCCGCAAGGGCGCGATGGTCGCCTACCAGGGGATCATCGACTTCGACGGCGAGTACCAGACCACGAGCCAGCGCAACGCCCG
This DNA window, taken from Streptomyces sp. TN58, encodes the following:
- a CDS encoding AIM24 family protein; the protein is MNQQLAGFAPTPVTARMENHGRSMLKVAMQSGQDLFARTGSMVAYEGFVQYEPNPPAVRQMASQWATGEGAPLMKCTGDGLLYLADYGADVVVINLNNDSLSVNGTNLLAFDAHLQWGVERVKGLAKFAGQGLFNVQVAGTGWVALTSRGTPIVVDCGRGEDETYVDPDALVAWSPNLKVKGKRSFKASSMLGRGSGEAYQMAFSGQGIVVVQPSEDSTDRLRVRG